One Pseudomonas entomophila genomic window carries:
- a CDS encoding leucine-rich repeat-containing protein kinase family protein, with amino-acid sequence MHNLDDLRAGRLRGITRLDLELGLSEFPREIFTLADSLEVLNLSNNALSELPDDLHRLTRLKVLFCSGNRFTELPSALGRCANLETVGFRDNQIQLVTAQALPANLRALILTENALETLPDALGDCAWLQKLMLAGNRLAALPEGLARCERLELLRIASNRLSALPDWLLRMPSLAWLAYADNPMPEGFVAPADEGHCPRIAWRDVHLEQVLGQGASGVIHRAMCQDAPMAVKLYKGALTSDGSPLAEMSACIAAGDHPNLVRLAGRIDDHPQQLPALVMHLIAPHWRNLAGPPSLDSCTRDRYAETITLPLAGVRRLASGIASVCAHLHGRGLSHGDLYAHNILFDDDGQCLLGDFGAASFHPQARALERLEVRAFGILLEELLAHCPENDKVLHVLARRCQHPDVTHRPLFSELLDRLSD; translated from the coding sequence ATGCACAACCTCGACGACCTCCGCGCCGGCCGCCTGCGCGGCATCACCCGCCTTGACCTTGAGTTGGGCCTGAGCGAATTCCCCCGCGAAATCTTCACGCTGGCCGACAGCCTGGAGGTGCTCAACCTCAGCAATAACGCCCTGAGCGAATTGCCCGACGACCTGCATCGCCTGACGCGGCTGAAGGTGCTGTTTTGCTCCGGCAATCGCTTCACCGAGCTGCCATCGGCGCTGGGACGTTGCGCGAACCTCGAAACGGTGGGTTTTCGCGACAACCAGATCCAGCTCGTCACCGCGCAGGCGCTGCCTGCCAACCTGCGGGCACTGATCCTCACCGAAAACGCACTGGAGACACTGCCGGATGCCTTGGGCGACTGCGCCTGGCTGCAAAAGCTGATGCTCGCCGGCAACCGCCTCGCCGCCCTGCCCGAGGGCCTCGCCCGCTGCGAACGGCTCGAACTGCTGCGCATCGCCAGCAATCGCTTGTCGGCCTTGCCTGATTGGTTGCTGCGCATGCCCAGCCTGGCCTGGCTGGCCTATGCCGACAACCCGATGCCGGAGGGTTTCGTCGCACCCGCCGACGAGGGCCACTGCCCACGGATCGCCTGGCGGGATGTTCACCTCGAACAGGTGTTGGGCCAAGGCGCCTCCGGCGTGATCCACCGTGCCATGTGCCAGGATGCGCCGATGGCGGTCAAGCTGTACAAGGGCGCGCTCACCAGCGATGGCTCCCCCCTGGCGGAAATGAGCGCCTGCATCGCTGCCGGCGATCATCCGAACCTGGTGCGCCTGGCCGGCCGCATCGATGATCATCCACAACAGCTGCCGGCCCTGGTGATGCACCTGATCGCCCCGCACTGGCGCAACCTTGCCGGCCCCCCCAGCCTCGACAGCTGCACCCGCGACCGCTATGCCGAAACGATCACGCTGCCCCTGGCCGGTGTGCGTCGACTGGCCAGCGGCATCGCCTCGGTGTGCGCGCACCTGCACGGGCGCGGCCTGAGCCATGGCGACCTGTATGCCCACAACATACTGTTCGACGACGACGGCCAGTGTCTGCTGGGCGACTTCGGCGCGGCGTCGTTCCACCCCCAGGCGCGGGCCCTCGAGCGCCTGGAAGTCCGCGCCTTTGGCATCCTGCTGGAAGAGCTGCTGGCGCATTGCCCTGAAAACGACAAGGTGCTGCACGTCTTGGCCCGGCGTTGCCAGCACCCCGACGTGACGCATCGGCCGCTGTTCAGCGAACTGCTGGACAGGCTGTCGGACTGA
- the zapE gene encoding cell division protein ZapE, whose product MSTWLPPPLRQLSQRLRSETAVNSDLPGHFRQKAIERGYTLSDSQNRVIEAMARTLATLDTDQPRSLYLHGAVGRGKSWLLDGFFQAVPTPAKRRLHFHDFFARLHQGMHRHRALDDALGATLDALLGDCQVLCFDEFHVHDIGDAMLLTRLFGALFQRGVLLLVTSNYAPEGLLPNPLYHERFLPVIRLINSRMQVLEVGGDTDFRSLPANREHQRFTRGHYVWPGTAEQRQALALPATSPCVLDINKRPLRALACEDRQVMFAFDDLCEQPTAVIDYLALAERYEHWIIDGLDDLAECSLAAQQRFVNLVDVLYDQDRQVTVIGKRSLEQSLNGSLADLMRTRSRLGQLHRIGPCRSGFSRDAGIAVPGTRFAGDRG is encoded by the coding sequence TTGTCCACTTGGTTGCCCCCTCCACTGCGCCAACTCAGCCAGCGCCTGCGCAGCGAAACCGCCGTGAACAGCGATCTGCCGGGCCACTTCCGGCAAAAAGCGATCGAGCGCGGCTACACCCTGAGCGACAGCCAGAACCGGGTGATCGAGGCCATGGCCCGCACACTGGCCACGCTCGACACGGATCAGCCGCGCAGCCTGTACCTGCATGGCGCGGTGGGGCGCGGCAAGAGCTGGCTGCTCGACGGTTTCTTCCAGGCAGTGCCCACGCCCGCCAAGCGACGCCTGCATTTCCATGACTTCTTCGCCCGCCTGCACCAGGGCATGCACCGCCACCGGGCACTGGACGATGCATTGGGGGCGACCCTCGATGCGCTGCTGGGCGATTGCCAGGTGCTGTGCTTCGACGAGTTCCATGTGCACGACATCGGCGATGCCATGCTCCTCACCCGGCTGTTCGGCGCCCTGTTCCAGCGCGGTGTGCTCCTGCTGGTGACCTCCAACTACGCCCCCGAAGGGCTGCTGCCCAACCCGCTGTACCACGAGCGCTTCCTGCCGGTGATCCGCCTGATCAACAGCCGCATGCAGGTACTGGAAGTCGGGGGCGACACGGATTTTCGCAGCCTGCCGGCCAACCGTGAACACCAGCGCTTCACCCGGGGGCATTACGTCTGGCCTGGCACCGCGGAACAGCGCCAGGCGCTGGCGCTGCCGGCAACTTCGCCATGCGTGCTGGACATCAACAAGCGGCCGCTGCGCGCCTTGGCCTGCGAAGATCGGCAGGTGATGTTCGCCTTCGACGACCTGTGCGAGCAGCCCACCGCAGTGATCGACTACCTGGCACTGGCCGAACGTTACGAGCACTGGATCATCGATGGCCTGGACGACCTGGCCGAGTGCTCGCTCGCCGCGCAGCAGCGGTTCGTCAATCTGGTGGATGTGTTGTATGACCAGGATCGTCAGGTGACAGTGATTGGCAAACGGTCATTGGAGCAGAGCCTGAACGGGTCGCTTGCCGACTTGATGCGCACCCGCAGCCGATTGGGGCAGCTGCATCGGATTGGCCCCTGTAGGAGCGGCTTTAGCCGCGATGCAGGCATCGCGGTGCCCGGCACCCGCTTCGCGGGTGATCGCGGCTGA
- a CDS encoding propionyl-CoA synthetase: protein MTYQHSYAHSISDPAAFWQAQAEQLAWQRKPSLTLQENPDGTHRWFADGRLNSCYLALDHQIEQGRGEQLALIYDSPVTGVQQAFTYNQLRGEVARLAGLLRSLGVNKGDGVIIYMPMVPQAAMAMLACARIGAVHSVVFGGFAANELALRIDDARPTLLLTASCGLEFDRVIEYKPLVDRALQLARHQPRHVLVLQRPQAQAELQPGRDLDWEQALSGAAPVAPVELDAGDPLYIMYTSGTTGKPKGIVRENGGNAVALCYAMRHVYGMQAGDVWWGISDVGWVVGHSLIVYGPLMSGCTTVFYEGKPIRTPDASAYWRVVEQYKVNGLFCAPTAMRAIRKEDPDGELIRRHDLGSLRQLFLAGEKLDSSTHEWLERVSGKPVHDHWWQTETGWPVTAPCVGLEGSAARPGSSNRAVPGYNVQVLDDEGTLLGPGQQGAIVIALPLPPGCSQTLWGDHQRYLEAYLRSYPGYYHTGDGGYLDDDGFVYIMGRTDDVINVSGHRLSTGEMEDLVARHPAVAECAVIGVHDEIKGQVPLALVVLKDGQGISEAQLQGELVASVREQIGALACFNRVRLVKRLPKTRSGKILRAVLRKIADGQDYVAPSTLDDPAVLGEIEGVLADLPRAG from the coding sequence ATGACCTACCAGCACAGCTACGCCCACTCCATCAGCGATCCCGCCGCCTTCTGGCAAGCCCAGGCCGAACAGCTGGCCTGGCAGCGCAAGCCCTCGCTCACCTTGCAGGAAAACCCCGACGGTACCCACCGCTGGTTTGCCGACGGCCGGCTGAACAGCTGTTACCTGGCCCTCGACCATCAGATCGAGCAGGGCCGTGGTGAGCAGTTGGCGCTGATCTATGACTCGCCCGTGACCGGCGTGCAGCAGGCCTTCACCTACAACCAGCTGCGGGGCGAAGTCGCGCGCCTGGCGGGCCTGCTGCGCTCGCTGGGTGTGAACAAGGGTGACGGGGTGATCATCTACATGCCCATGGTGCCCCAGGCGGCGATGGCCATGCTCGCCTGCGCGCGGATCGGCGCGGTGCACTCGGTGGTGTTTGGTGGCTTTGCCGCCAACGAACTGGCCCTGCGCATCGACGATGCGCGGCCGACGTTGTTGCTCACGGCCTCGTGCGGGCTGGAGTTCGACCGGGTCATCGAATACAAGCCGCTGGTCGATCGCGCCCTGCAACTGGCCCGGCACCAGCCCCGGCATGTGCTGGTGCTGCAGCGGCCCCAGGCGCAGGCCGAGCTGCAACCCGGTCGTGACCTGGACTGGGAACAGGCATTGTCGGGCGCCGCGCCGGTTGCTCCAGTGGAGCTGGACGCGGGCGACCCGCTGTACATCATGTATACCTCCGGCACCACCGGCAAACCCAAGGGCATCGTGCGCGAGAATGGCGGCAACGCGGTGGCCCTGTGCTACGCCATGCGCCACGTCTATGGCATGCAGGCGGGCGATGTGTGGTGGGGGATTTCCGATGTGGGCTGGGTGGTCGGCCATTCGCTGATCGTCTACGGGCCGCTGATGAGTGGCTGCACCACGGTGTTCTACGAAGGCAAGCCGATCCGCACCCCGGACGCCTCGGCCTATTGGCGGGTGGTGGAGCAGTACAAGGTCAATGGCTTGTTCTGCGCGCCCACCGCGATGCGTGCGATCCGCAAGGAAGACCCGGACGGTGAGCTCATTCGCCGTCACGACCTGGGGTCATTGCGCCAGTTGTTCCTGGCGGGCGAGAAGCTCGATTCCAGCACCCATGAATGGCTGGAGCGGGTCAGCGGCAAGCCGGTGCACGACCATTGGTGGCAGACCGAGACCGGTTGGCCGGTGACCGCGCCCTGCGTGGGGCTGGAGGGCAGCGCCGCCCGACCGGGGTCCAGCAACCGTGCGGTGCCGGGTTACAACGTGCAGGTGCTGGATGACGAGGGCACGCTTTTAGGGCCCGGTCAGCAGGGCGCCATCGTGATCGCCTTGCCACTGCCGCCCGGTTGCAGCCAGACACTCTGGGGCGATCATCAGCGCTATCTGGAAGCTTACCTGCGCAGCTATCCGGGCTATTACCACACCGGTGACGGTGGCTACCTGGACGACGACGGCTTCGTCTACATCATGGGCCGTACCGACGACGTGATAAACGTTTCCGGCCATCGCTTGTCCACGGGCGAGATGGAGGACCTGGTGGCGCGTCATCCGGCGGTGGCCGAATGCGCGGTGATCGGCGTGCATGACGAAATCAAGGGGCAGGTGCCACTGGCGTTGGTGGTGTTGAAGGACGGGCAGGGCATCAGTGAGGCACAGTTGCAGGGCGAGCTGGTGGCCAGCGTGCGTGAGCAGATCGGCGCGCTGGCCTGCTTCAACCGCGTGCGGCTGGTCAAGCGCCTGCCCAAGACCCGCTCGGGCAAGATTCTGCGGGCGGTGCTGCGCAAGATTGCCGACGGGCAGGACTATGTTGCGCCCTCGACCCTGGACGACCCGGCGGTACTGGGGGAGATCGAAGGGGTGCTGGCGGATTTGCCCAGGGCGGGTTGA